In Natronoarchaeum philippinense, a single window of DNA contains:
- a CDS encoding cold-shock protein, producing the protein MAKGEVDFFNDTGGYGFISTDDADDDVFFHMEDVGGPDLEEGTEIEFDIEQAPKGPRATNVERL; encoded by the coding sequence ATGGCGAAAGGCGAAGTTGACTTCTTCAACGACACTGGCGGCTACGGTTTCATCTCGACGGACGACGCGGACGACGACGTGTTCTTCCACATGGAAGACGTTGGCGGCCCGGACCTCGAGGAAGGTACCGAGATCGAATTCGACATCGAACAGGCCCCCAAGGGCCCCCGGGCGACCAACGTCGAGCGCCTCTAA
- a CDS encoding MutS-related protein, whose protein sequence is MRLEEYWGVGPKTRERLTDALGVEAAVEAIEGGDIRALADAGLSRGRATRILRRANGGEGMDVLATGDARDVYRELLDLIQSHAVTRQAADRIRVLTPLLDTAAMNERLDEVAAVRAVWTALGDGDRERVLDAFERYDEAGGGERPAVGAALALLDAGVVAENERPDSPFAPLAELDRDAVAEAADALGGLDDGRVVEGVDDELDDLRESLAAADRLEANALDVIEQLRDDGVHDSDEFRDAFLEHVRSEAGVTVDRVRDAMPGDAVDATDFAGTTLRALSNDLRESVSTREELVASDLRGTIADAREDVDAAVAAVDDIAFYLSLARFAEANDLVRPSYVEGDRDAVAAVAARNLSLLAGEEDRVQPVTYAVGEHDLGEVDPAAGMDGRETPTPPDEDRVAVVTGANSGGKTTLLETLCQIVLLAQMGLPVPAERAEVSVFDAVVFHRRHASFNAGVLESTLRSIVPPVSAGERTLMLVDEFEAITEPGSAADLLHGLVTLTVERAALGAFVTHLADDLEPLPDTARVDGIFAEGLSPDLDLLVDYQPRFGTVGRSTPEFIVSRLVAGADDRSERAAFETLAEAVGQDVVQRTLADARWSPSD, encoded by the coding sequence ATGCGACTGGAGGAGTACTGGGGTGTCGGCCCGAAGACGCGGGAGCGACTGACCGACGCGCTCGGCGTCGAAGCCGCCGTCGAGGCGATCGAGGGCGGCGATATCCGCGCTTTGGCGGATGCGGGCCTCTCCCGCGGCCGCGCCACGCGCATCCTGCGGCGAGCCAACGGCGGCGAGGGCATGGACGTGCTGGCGACCGGCGACGCCCGCGACGTGTACCGCGAACTGCTCGATCTGATTCAATCGCACGCCGTCACCCGGCAGGCCGCCGACCGGATTCGCGTGCTGACGCCGCTGCTCGACACCGCGGCGATGAACGAGCGCCTCGACGAGGTCGCGGCGGTCAGAGCCGTCTGGACCGCGCTCGGCGATGGCGACCGCGAGCGCGTGCTCGACGCGTTCGAGCGCTACGACGAGGCCGGCGGCGGCGAACGCCCGGCCGTCGGCGCCGCGCTCGCCCTGCTCGACGCCGGCGTCGTCGCCGAAAACGAACGTCCCGACTCGCCGTTCGCTCCCCTCGCCGAACTGGACCGGGACGCCGTCGCCGAGGCCGCCGACGCGCTGGGCGGACTGGACGACGGCCGCGTCGTCGAGGGCGTCGACGACGAACTCGACGACCTGCGCGAATCGCTCGCCGCGGCCGACCGGCTGGAGGCGAACGCGCTCGACGTCATCGAGCAACTGCGCGACGACGGCGTCCACGACAGCGACGAGTTCCGCGACGCCTTCCTCGAACACGTTCGCTCGGAAGCCGGCGTCACCGTCGACCGCGTCCGGGACGCCATGCCGGGCGACGCCGTCGACGCGACCGACTTCGCCGGGACGACGCTGCGCGCGCTCTCGAACGATCTCCGGGAGTCCGTCTCGACCCGCGAGGAACTGGTCGCCAGCGACCTCCGAGGCACGATCGCCGACGCCCGCGAAGATGTCGACGCCGCCGTCGCCGCGGTCGACGACATCGCGTTCTATCTCTCGCTGGCTCGTTTCGCCGAGGCCAACGACCTCGTCCGACCGAGCTACGTCGAGGGCGACCGGGACGCCGTCGCGGCCGTCGCGGCGCGCAACCTCTCCTTGCTCGCCGGCGAGGAGGATCGCGTCCAGCCCGTCACCTACGCCGTCGGCGAACACGACCTCGGCGAGGTCGATCCGGCCGCGGGGATGGACGGCCGCGAGACGCCGACGCCGCCCGACGAAGATCGTGTGGCGGTCGTCACCGGCGCGAACAGCGGCGGGAAGACGACGCTGTTGGAGACGCTCTGTCAGATCGTCCTGCTGGCCCAGATGGGACTCCCCGTCCCGGCCGAGCGCGCCGAGGTGTCGGTGTTCGACGCCGTCGTCTTCCATCGCCGGCACGCCAGCTTCAACGCCGGCGTCCTCGAATCGACGCTGCGCTCGATCGTGCCACCCGTCTCGGCGGGCGAGCGCACCCTGATGCTCGTCGACGAGTTCGAGGCGATCACCGAGCCGGGCAGCGCTGCAGACCTGCTTCACGGCCTCGTCACGCTGACGGTCGAGCGCGCCGCGCTGGGCGCGTTCGTCACCCACCTCGCCGACGACCTCGAACCCTTGCCCGACACCGCCCGCGTCGACGGCATCTTCGCCGAGGGGCTCTCGCCGGACCTCGATCTACTGGTGGACTACCAGCCCCGCTTTGGCACGGTCGGACGGTCGACGCCGGAGTTCATCGTCTCGCGGCTCGTGGCCGGCGCCGACGACCGTTCGGAGCGGGCCGCCTTCGAGACGCTCGCGGAAGCCGTCGGACAAGACGTAGTCCAGCGGACGCTGGCGGACGCGCGCTGGAGTCCCTCGGACTGA
- a CDS encoding helix-turn-helix transcriptional regulator: MTDREVLSECPPSAKLVYKVLEHDGELTQQELAEETMLSPRTVRHALSDLDEEGLIDQRVYLADARQKIYSLQNADAEAEVDAEAAAI, from the coding sequence ATGACTGATCGAGAGGTTCTGTCGGAGTGTCCGCCGAGCGCCAAACTCGTGTACAAGGTGCTGGAACACGACGGAGAACTGACACAACAAGAGCTGGCAGAGGAGACGATGCTGTCGCCTCGCACCGTCCGGCACGCGCTATCTGATCTCGACGAGGAGGGGCTGATCGACCAGCGCGTCTATCTCGCCGACGCTCGCCAGAAAATCTACTCGCTGCAGAACGCCGACGCCGAGGCCGAGGTCGACGCCGAAGCGGCGGCGATCTAA
- the mutS gene encoding DNA mismatch repair protein MutS produces the protein MTEAEGIVGEFKSLKRSSDADVLAMQVGDFYEFFDEDAELVGEELDLKTSKKSSGGTKYPMAGVPVAELTPYLKALVERGYRVAVANQRETDSGHVREIERVATPGTLLETSDADARYVAAVVESGSTADSRSGGGADAYGLAFADVTTGRFYVTEIDGDDPRGKTLTELYRFDPVEVLPGPAVREDDDLLGTVRDRTGATPTLFDADAFAPGGADRALREQFGAETVDSVGIDADAAIRAAGAIVAYVEETGTGVLASMTRLQRYRDADHVELDATTQRNLELTETMQGDRSGSLYDTIDHTVTSPGGRLLKEWLQRPRRSRDVLRRRQESVEALAAAALAREELRETLGEAYDLERLASKSTHGSADARDLLAARDTLGLLPELEAAIDAAPQLADSPLTDIVDQPDREAAAELRERLDAALAEDPPSTVREGGMLTQGFDEELDEIIERHEQVEEWFDTLAEREREEYGLAHVSVGRNKTDGYYIQVGKSAADGVPEHYENVKTLKNSERFVTDELEEKEREIMRLEERRGDLEYELFCELRDAVAAAAETLQDVGRAIAEIDALASLAVHAVGNDWTRPELAEPGEPVEIEQGRHPVVEQTTDFVPNGASLTDDRRFLIVTGPNMSGKSTYMRQTALIVLLAQIGSFVPARSAQVGVVDGIYTRVGALDELAQGRSTFMVEMQELSNILHSATDESLVILDEVGRGTATYDGISIAWAATEYLVNEIGARTLFATHYHELTALGDHFDTVANVHVAADETDGEVTFLRTVRDGPTDRSYGIHVADLAGVPDPVVDRSQDVLARLRDDEAIDIRGSGGSGGETKQVVFDVQSGQMTTASADGGAESAARGSASNDAVSGVEGGRTASGGENKRTASKDGSDDGDAELDESAAEVLDELADLSINDTPPVELMAKVQEWQDELDGA, from the coding sequence ATGACTGAGGCCGAGGGAATCGTGGGGGAGTTCAAGTCGCTCAAGCGGTCGAGCGACGCGGACGTGCTGGCGATGCAGGTCGGTGACTTCTACGAATTTTTCGACGAGGACGCCGAACTCGTCGGGGAGGAGTTGGATCTGAAGACCTCCAAGAAGTCCTCCGGGGGAACCAAGTACCCGATGGCCGGCGTTCCGGTCGCCGAACTGACGCCGTATCTCAAGGCGCTGGTCGAGCGAGGGTATCGCGTCGCCGTCGCCAATCAGCGCGAGACCGACTCCGGGCACGTCCGGGAGATCGAGCGCGTCGCCACGCCGGGGACGCTGCTGGAGACGAGCGACGCCGACGCCCGGTACGTCGCCGCCGTCGTCGAGAGCGGGAGCACCGCCGACTCCCGTTCGGGGGGCGGCGCCGACGCCTACGGGCTGGCCTTCGCCGACGTGACGACGGGACGGTTCTACGTCACCGAAATCGACGGCGACGATCCGCGGGGGAAGACACTGACCGAGCTGTACCGATTCGATCCAGTCGAAGTGCTTCCCGGGCCGGCGGTCCGTGAGGACGACGATCTACTCGGCACCGTCCGCGACCGGACCGGCGCGACGCCGACGCTGTTCGACGCCGACGCGTTCGCGCCCGGCGGGGCCGACCGCGCACTCCGCGAGCAGTTCGGCGCCGAAACCGTCGACAGCGTCGGGATCGACGCCGACGCCGCGATCCGGGCGGCCGGCGCCATCGTCGCCTACGTCGAAGAGACGGGAACTGGCGTGCTGGCGTCGATGACGCGGCTGCAGCGCTACCGGGACGCCGACCACGTCGAACTCGACGCGACGACCCAGCGCAACCTCGAACTGACCGAGACGATGCAGGGCGACCGCTCGGGGTCGCTGTACGACACGATCGACCACACCGTCACCAGTCCGGGCGGGCGCCTGCTCAAGGAGTGGCTCCAGCGCCCACGGCGGTCCCGCGACGTACTCCGACGGCGTCAAGAGAGCGTCGAGGCGCTGGCGGCCGCCGCACTCGCGCGCGAGGAGCTCCGCGAGACGCTGGGCGAGGCCTACGATCTCGAACGGCTGGCGAGCAAGTCGACCCACGGCAGCGCCGACGCCAGAGATCTGCTCGCGGCGCGGGATACGCTCGGCCTGCTGCCCGAACTGGAAGCCGCGATCGACGCCGCGCCACAGCTTGCCGACTCGCCGCTGACCGATATTGTCGACCAACCTGACCGCGAGGCCGCCGCGGAACTGCGCGAGCGACTCGACGCCGCGCTGGCCGAGGACCCGCCCTCGACCGTCCGCGAAGGCGGAATGCTCACGCAGGGGTTCGACGAGGAACTCGACGAGATCATCGAGCGCCACGAACAGGTAGAGGAGTGGTTCGACACGCTCGCCGAACGCGAGCGCGAGGAGTACGGACTCGCTCACGTCAGCGTCGGTCGGAACAAGACTGACGGCTACTACATTCAGGTCGGCAAGTCCGCCGCCGACGGGGTGCCCGAGCACTACGAGAACGTCAAGACGCTCAAAAACTCCGAGCGGTTTGTCACCGACGAACTGGAGGAGAAGGAACGCGAAATCATGCGCCTAGAGGAGCGCCGCGGCGACTTGGAGTACGAACTGTTCTGCGAACTGCGCGACGCCGTCGCCGCGGCAGCCGAGACCTTACAGGACGTGGGACGAGCGATCGCCGAGATCGACGCGCTGGCGAGTCTGGCCGTCCACGCCGTCGGCAACGACTGGACGCGCCCCGAACTCGCCGAGCCGGGCGAGCCCGTCGAAATCGAGCAGGGACGCCATCCCGTCGTCGAGCAGACGACCGACTTCGTCCCCAACGGCGCGAGCCTGACCGACGACCGCCGGTTCCTGATCGTCACCGGCCCCAACATGTCCGGGAAATCGACGTACATGCGCCAGACCGCGCTGATCGTGTTGCTCGCCCAGATCGGCAGTTTCGTGCCGGCCCGGTCGGCGCAGGTCGGGGTAGTCGACGGCATCTACACTCGCGTGGGCGCGCTCGACGAGTTGGCACAGGGGCGCTCGACGTTCATGGTCGAGATGCAAGAGCTCTCGAACATCCTCCACTCGGCGACCGACGAGTCGCTGGTCATCTTGGACGAGGTGGGCCGCGGAACGGCGACGTACGACGGCATCTCGATCGCGTGGGCCGCCACCGAGTATCTGGTCAACGAGATCGGCGCCCGGACGCTGTTTGCGACTCACTACCACGAACTCACCGCGCTGGGCGACCACTTCGACACGGTTGCGAACGTCCACGTCGCCGCCGACGAAACCGACGGCGAAGTCACCTTTCTCCGGACTGTGCGCGACGGGCCGACCGACCGCTCGTACGGCATCCACGTGGCGGATCTTGCTGGCGTTCCCGATCCGGTCGTCGACCGCTCGCAGGACGTGCTCGCCCGGCTGCGCGACGACGAGGCGATCGACATCCGAGGTAGCGGCGGGAGCGGCGGCGAGACGAAACAGGTCGTCTTCGACGTGCAAAGCGGTCAGATGACGACGGCGAGCGCCGACGGCGGGGCGGAATCGGCAGCCCGCGGATCGGCGTCCAACGACGCGGTATCCGGCGTCGAGGGCGGGAGGACGGCGTCCGGCGGCGAAAACAAGAGAACGGCGTCCAAGGACGGATCGGACGACGGCGACGCCGAACTCGACGAGAGCGCCGCCGAAGTGCTCGACGAGCTGGCCGACCTCAGCATCAACGACACCCCGCCGGTCGAGTTGATGGCCAAGGTCCAAGAGTGGCAGGACGAACTCGACGGGGCGTGA
- the mutL gene encoding DNA mismatch repair endonuclease MutL codes for MTDASDADGADADAPVEAASEISKLDEQTVQRIAAGEVVERPASAVKELVENSLDADAERIEVAVERGGVESIRVRDDGVGMSEADVRAAVREHTTSKIDDVDDLDAGVGTLGFRGEALNTIGAVSRTTITTKPRGADDAGTRLTYVGGEVESVEPAGCPEGTTVEVEELFFNTPARKKYLKTEATEFAHVNRVVTQYALANPGVAVSLEHDGREVFATTGQGDLQSTLLAVYGKDVAASMIGVDAAPEVGSEFPEGPLDEVSGYVSHPETTRSSREYVSTFVNGRYVRSPAVREAVLESYGGQLASDRYPFVVLFLEVPAETVDVNVHPRKMEIRWGDEAGVRRQVRAAVEDALLDHGLVRSSAPRGRSAPEETSIAPEADADAATGDSHDESDVASTDDGATSQTDATPTSEPADSPAATPDARAGDDAGSEDSSDASATAASNSETGETASTGPSSAGADTTTDAAAAGSDDASVSASSSERSTFGRERSAFDGTDADDSTLDAESRSSGSDAETASADSASNGSGAVAVDDGKFTGPHDQRTLGGDVVDDERRYDSLPRLRVLGQLQDTYVVAETDEGLALIDQHAADERVNYERLKAEFEGDTTAQALASPVELELTAGEAALFDEYREALAKLGFYAERDGRRASVSTVPAVLDETLAPERLRDVLTSFIEGDADGGGEAAVESLADEFIADLACYPSITGNTSLREGSVVDLLDALDDCENPWACPHGRPVVIEVDGEEIEDRFERDYPGHGGRRG; via the coding sequence GTGACCGACGCGTCAGACGCCGACGGCGCCGACGCGGACGCGCCCGTCGAGGCCGCATCGGAGATCAGCAAACTGGACGAGCAGACGGTCCAGCGCATCGCGGCCGGCGAGGTCGTCGAGCGGCCCGCCTCCGCGGTGAAAGAACTGGTCGAGAACAGTCTCGACGCCGACGCCGAGCGCATCGAGGTTGCCGTCGAGCGCGGCGGCGTCGAGTCCATCCGCGTGCGCGACGACGGCGTCGGAATGAGCGAAGCCGACGTTCGGGCGGCGGTACGGGAACACACGACGAGCAAGATCGACGACGTCGATGACCTCGACGCCGGCGTCGGAACGCTCGGGTTCCGGGGCGAGGCGTTGAACACCATCGGCGCCGTCTCTCGCACGACGATCACCACGAAGCCCCGCGGCGCCGACGACGCCGGAACCCGGCTGACCTACGTCGGGGGCGAGGTCGAATCGGTCGAACCCGCAGGCTGTCCCGAGGGCACGACGGTCGAAGTCGAGGAGCTGTTTTTCAACACGCCCGCGCGGAAGAAGTACCTCAAGACCGAGGCCACCGAGTTCGCCCACGTCAACCGGGTCGTGACCCAGTACGCGCTGGCCAATCCCGGCGTCGCCGTCTCCCTAGAACACGACGGCCGCGAGGTGTTCGCCACCACCGGCCAAGGCGACTTACAATCGACGCTGCTCGCGGTGTACGGCAAGGACGTCGCCGCGTCGATGATCGGCGTCGACGCCGCGCCCGAGGTCGGCAGCGAGTTCCCCGAGGGCCCCCTCGACGAGGTCTCTGGCTACGTCAGCCACCCCGAAACGACCCGGTCGAGCCGCGAGTACGTCTCGACGTTCGTCAACGGCCGGTACGTCCGCTCGCCCGCGGTGCGCGAGGCCGTCCTCGAATCCTACGGCGGCCAGCTCGCCAGCGACCGGTACCCCTTCGTCGTGCTCTTTTTGGAGGTACCAGCCGAGACGGTCGACGTGAACGTCCACCCGCGCAAAATGGAGATCAGATGGGGCGATGAGGCCGGGGTGCGACGGCAGGTCCGGGCCGCCGTCGAGGACGCGCTGCTCGACCACGGCCTCGTGCGCTCGTCGGCGCCGCGGGGCCGCTCGGCGCCGGAGGAAACCTCGATCGCGCCCGAGGCAGACGCCGACGCGGCGACTGGCGACAGCCACGATGAGAGCGACGTAGCGAGCACCGACGACGGAGCGACCAGCCAGACCGACGCCACGCCCACATCCGAGCCCGCCGACTCGCCCGCAGCGACGCCGGATGCTAGAGCGGGCGACGACGCCGGAAGCGAGGACAGCAGTGACGCATCGGCGACGGCGGCGTCGAACAGCGAGACCGGCGAGACGGCGAGTACCGGACCGTCGTCAGCGGGCGCCGACACGACAACCGACGCAGCGGCCGCCGGTTCTGACGACGCCTCGGTGTCGGCATCGAGCAGCGAACGGTCGACGTTCGGAAGGGAGAGGTCTGCGTTCGACGGGACAGACGCAGACGACTCGACGCTCGACGCCGAGTCCCGATCGTCGGGCAGCGACGCTGAGACAGCGAGTGCCGACTCGGCATCGAACGGCTCCGGTGCGGTCGCCGTCGACGACGGGAAGTTCACCGGCCCCCACGACCAGCGCACGCTCGGCGGCGATGTCGTCGACGACGAACGCCGGTACGACAGCCTCCCGCGGCTCCGCGTGCTGGGACAGTTACAGGACACCTACGTCGTCGCCGAGACCGACGAGGGGCTGGCGCTGATCGACCAGCACGCCGCCGACGAGCGGGTCAACTACGAGCGCCTGAAAGCCGAGTTCGAGGGCGACACCACCGCCCAAGCACTGGCGAGTCCGGTCGAGTTGGAACTCACCGCGGGGGAGGCCGCGCTGTTCGACGAGTACCGCGAAGCGCTGGCGAAACTGGGCTTTTACGCCGAGCGCGACGGCCGGCGAGCCTCCGTCTCGACGGTGCCGGCCGTCCTCGACGAGACGCTGGCGCCCGAGCGCCTGCGAGACGTGCTGACATCCTTCATCGAGGGCGACGCCGACGGCGGGGGCGAAGCCGCCGTCGAATCGCTGGCCGACGAGTTCATCGCAGATCTGGCGTGTTACCCCTCGATCACCGGTAACACGTCGCTGCGGGAGGGGTCGGTCGTCGACCTGCTCGACGCGCTCGACGACTGCGAGAACCCGTGGGCCTGCCCGCACGGCCGCCCGGTCGTCATCGAGGTCGACGGCGAGGAGATCGAGGACCGATTCGAACGCGACTACCCCGGCCACGGCGGTCGGCGGGGATAG
- a CDS encoding PGF-CTERM sorting domain-containing protein — MKRAVAVTMALLLVTATALPAAAASTNAAASTQSAEAYTGAHVSFQTNGSAITDYAVDGELFAENVSVESQSAYESRLGVDADVRLSAVTSLQGTSTSLGAQSSATVTVETSGSSTVRAHDNEHGHLVVDAGDGSQYVQIDVPDGATVEQQSDSQLVIETENGSTGSVIVAGDGEVTTNDAGNVAASLSGDAKLVLRTHSDSQSDADQQIEEYVANGTMAAEAYVTERGGEITSSAVAYQAATVEASQSASNEVTMTVDRAQSQGKIVAMTVSKEAIGSVDDLDVAVDGNAAVKAESYSELEGAIGNEPRYMVVSETSASATVLVGIDHFSEREVTMSGGDGSDSSDGLPGFGVLPALVALLGAVGLARRT, encoded by the coding sequence ATGAAACGAGCCGTCGCAGTGACGATGGCACTGTTGTTGGTGACAGCCACGGCGCTTCCGGCTGCAGCGGCGTCGACGAACGCCGCCGCGAGCACGCAGAGTGCCGAGGCGTACACCGGCGCCCACGTATCGTTCCAAACTAACGGGTCTGCGATCACTGACTACGCGGTCGACGGCGAGCTGTTCGCCGAGAACGTCTCCGTCGAATCCCAGAGCGCCTACGAGAGTCGGCTCGGAGTCGACGCCGACGTTCGTCTCTCGGCGGTGACGAGCTTACAGGGCACGTCGACATCGCTGGGTGCGCAGTCGTCGGCGACCGTGACCGTCGAAACCAGCGGATCGTCCACGGTCCGCGCCCACGACAACGAGCACGGCCATCTCGTCGTCGACGCGGGTGACGGATCCCAGTACGTCCAGATAGACGTGCCCGACGGCGCGACCGTCGAGCAGCAAAGCGACTCCCAACTGGTGATCGAAACCGAAAACGGGAGCACGGGGTCCGTCATCGTCGCGGGTGACGGCGAAGTGACGACCAACGACGCGGGCAACGTCGCGGCGTCGCTGTCCGGGGACGCCAAGCTCGTCTTGCGGACCCATTCGGACTCCCAGAGCGACGCTGACCAGCAGATCGAGGAGTACGTTGCCAACGGCACGATGGCCGCCGAGGCGTACGTGACCGAGCGCGGCGGCGAAATCACCAGTTCCGCGGTCGCCTATCAGGCGGCCACCGTCGAGGCCAGCCAGAGCGCCTCCAACGAAGTGACGATGACGGTCGACCGCGCCCAGAGCCAAGGCAAGATCGTGGCGATGACCGTTTCGAAGGAGGCTATCGGTAGCGTCGACGATCTGGATGTCGCTGTCGACGGCAACGCGGCCGTCAAAGCCGAGAGCTACTCGGAACTCGAAGGTGCGATCGGTAACGAGCCGCGCTACATGGTCGTCAGCGAGACCAGCGCGTCCGCGACGGTGCTGGTCGGCATCGACCACTTCTCGGAGCGCGAAGTGACGATGAGCGGCGGCGACGGAAGCGATAGTTCGGACGGCCTGCCCGGCTTCGGCGTCCTGCCGGCACTGGTCGCGCTGCTCGGAGCCGTCGGCCTCGCGCGCCGGACGTAA
- a CDS encoding glutaredoxin family protein codes for MSVTLYQLDGCPFCEKVADRLDEVGAEYDTIWVDAMHSDRNEVKRVSGQRGVPVLVDEDRGVTMPESENILSFVDRTYAES; via the coding sequence ATGAGCGTCACGCTGTACCAGCTCGATGGCTGTCCGTTCTGCGAGAAAGTCGCCGACCGTCTCGACGAGGTCGGTGCGGAGTACGACACGATCTGGGTCGACGCGATGCACTCCGACCGCAACGAGGTAAAGCGCGTCTCTGGCCAGCGCGGCGTCCCGGTGCTGGTCGACGAGGACCGCGGCGTCACGATGCCCGAATCCGAGAACATCCTCTCGTTCGTCGATCGGACCTACGCCGAGTCGTAG
- the kdgK1 gene encoding bifunctional 2-dehydro-3-deoxygluconokinase/2-dehydro-3-deoxygalactonokinase has translation MSDLVTFGETMLRLSPPKGERIETATDVEFRAAGAESNVAVAADRLGASSTWLSKLPDSPLGRKVVADLRQHGIGVDVSWSNEGRQGTYYLEYGGKPRGTNVIYDRDDAAVQSARAEELNVQEIRDARAFHTTGITPALSNQLAETTAKLLKVAKDADTTTSFDVNYRSKLWSPSEARNTLMRLFPAVDVLIFAHKDAERILDWDGEARQLAHHLVSKFDLQTAVVTHGEHGALACHDNTVHEQGVYEADTFDPIGTGDAFVGAFLARRLAGDDVPRAMDYAAATASLKRTISGDVATVTKREVESVMGEEFDDVSR, from the coding sequence ATGAGCGATCTGGTCACGTTCGGCGAGACGATGCTGCGGCTCTCGCCGCCGAAAGGCGAGCGCATCGAGACGGCCACCGACGTGGAGTTTCGCGCGGCGGGTGCCGAGAGCAACGTCGCCGTCGCCGCCGATCGACTCGGCGCGAGTTCGACGTGGCTCTCGAAGCTCCCGGACTCGCCGCTCGGTCGGAAGGTCGTCGCCGACTTGCGCCAGCACGGCATCGGCGTCGACGTGTCGTGGTCGAACGAGGGGCGGCAGGGCACCTACTATCTGGAGTACGGCGGCAAACCCCGCGGAACGAACGTCATTTACGACCGCGACGACGCCGCCGTCCAGTCGGCCCGCGCCGAGGAGTTGAACGTCCAAGAGATCCGGGACGCCCGCGCGTTCCACACCACGGGCATCACCCCGGCGCTGTCGAACCAGCTCGCCGAGACGACGGCGAAGCTACTGAAAGTCGCCAAGGACGCCGATACGACGACTTCCTTCGACGTGAACTACCGATCGAAGCTCTGGTCGCCTTCGGAAGCTCGGAACACCCTCATGCGGCTGTTCCCGGCGGTCGACGTGCTGATCTTCGCCCACAAGGACGCCGAGCGCATCCTCGACTGGGACGGCGAAGCGCGCCAGTTGGCCCACCACCTCGTCTCGAAGTTCGATCTCCAGACCGCGGTCGTCACCCACGGCGAGCACGGCGCGCTGGCCTGCCACGACAACACGGTCCACGAGCAGGGCGTCTACGAGGCCGACACGTTCGATCCGATCGGCACCGGCGACGCGTTCGTCGGCGCCTTCCTCGCCCGACGACTGGCGGGCGACGACGTTCCGCGCGCGATGGACTACGCGGCGGCGACGGCGTCGCTCAAGCGCACGATTTCGGGCGACGTTGCCACGGTCACCAAGCGCGAGGTCGAGTCGGTGATGGGCGAGGAGTTCGACGACGTGTCGCGCTGA